A genomic region of Cotesia glomerata isolate CgM1 linkage group LG9, MPM_Cglom_v2.3, whole genome shotgun sequence contains the following coding sequences:
- the LOC123272009 gene encoding oxysterol-binding protein-related protein 8 isoform X8, whose amino-acid sequence MSSQPIMVPGGEKSHHHESQSSSVGHSNDLRTMTPPTSRSFNNPSGDERRPRQGSVNAQSAQLSKLPSSESLTANVNIPGPPLSPGLSAMGESTLKIDTTTDKGDGKLTRKESYKAQRKNYRIEKKRVANELLSSLKDPTVVVMSDWLKVRGTLKSWTKLWCILKPGLLLLYKSPKIKSSHWVGTVLLNTCQVIERPSKKDGFCFKLFHPLEQSIWAPRGPEKEAMRAVVQPLPTSHLIFRAPSQAAGKCWLDALELSLRCSSLIVRSTSILPRSPQHDATTTHETQWSEADYEKHFDDHDLDDISQPENGVVADAEISGTDSDSEGSVKEEEITICETPYLANENEFLGSAGEVVAELPDEQKSLIWFLLKQVRPGMDLSKVVLPTFILEPRSFLEKLADSYYHADLLSQAVLEDDAFTRMKGVVKWYLSGFYKKPQGLKKPYNPLLGETFRCYWQHPNGSRTFYLAEQISHHPPISGFYVTNRQDGFTISSTIIAKSKFYGNSTSAVLDGAAVLTMLPRGEDYSMTIPYAHCKGIVMGTLSMELGGKINIICEKTGYHTELEFKLKPFLGGAEQMNQVVGRIKLGKETLGTISGYWDGQINIVDKRTGQESVLFSSTPEVRRSRLKKYTVPIESQNEWESQKLWLAVTQAINNDDQIVATEAKTALEEAQRERAKERKLNNLEWIPKYFVQDIITGNWIYRHADIRPWDPRNDVVQYEQDYIVRTKTRHKTPIMRTGSIVSADPQSQYHEFWAQHAESRSSLSVLKSSKRQLSNNLPLAENPHDSASSSEAIHSDSSQSVGKRRRSAARMMHSLKEVESQMAEHGEKLNRIQRSIEQLAIRQRTQREQNYNPSMIKSCVDTIVVIAIVYFVQYIMKFFNHTSDTKDT is encoded by the exons atgaGCTCTCAACCAATAATGGTACCCGGAGGGGAAAAAAGTCATCATCATGAATCGCAATCATCATCAGTTGGACATTCTAATGATTTAAGAACAATGACACCACCAACAAGCCGTTCTTTTAACAATC CTTCAGGAGACGAGCGGAGACCCCGGCAGGGCAGCGTAAATGCCCAGTCAGCTCAGTTGTCAAAGCTACCATCATCAGAATCACTTACAGCTAATGTTAATATTCCTGGTCCTCCGCTTTCACCag gtTTATCAGCGATGGGGGAGAGTACTCTCAAAATCGATACCACCACCGACAAg GGAGATGGAAAATTAACGAGAAAAGAATCGTACAAAGCACAGCGTAAAAATTAccgaattgaaaaaaaacgtGTTGCAAATGAATTATTGAGCTCATTAAAAGATCCGACAGTGGTTGTTATGAGTGACTGGCTCAAAGTACGCGGTACTCTAAAAAGTTGGACTAAACTCTGGTGTATACTCAAGCCAggtttattattactttataaAAGTCCAAAGATAAAg agcAGTCACTGGGTCGGAACGGTCTTATTGAATACGTGTCAAGTAATTGAACGACCAAGTAAAAAAGATGGATTTTGTTTCAAGTTATTTCATCCACTTGAGCAATCTATTTGGGCACCACGGGGGCCTGAAAAAGAAGCTATGa gAGCCGTAGTACAACCATTGCCAACATCTCATTTAATTTTTCGCGCACCATCGCAGGCTGCTGGTAAATGTTGGCTCGACGCTTTAGAATTATCTCTACGTTGCTCTTCGCTTATCGTCAGATCTACTAGTATTTTGCCGCGTTCGCCGCAACACGATGCAACTACAACACACGAGACTCAGTGGAGTGAAGCTGATTATGAGAAACACTTTGATGACcacg ACCTGGACGATATCAGTCAACCGGAGAACGGCGTCGTTGCTGATGCTGAAATCAGCGGTACCGATTCTGATTCCGAGGGATCTGTCAAGGAGGAAGAAATCACTATTTGCGAGACTCCGTATCTTGCtaatgaaaatgaatttttgggatcg GCTGGAGAAGTTGTCGCTGAGCTGCCGGATGAACAAAAGTCACTTATCTGGTTTCTTCTTAAGCAAGTGAGACCGGGTATGGATCTTTCAAAAGTAGTATTACCGACTTTTATCCTCGAGCCACGTTCTTTTTTGGAAAAACTTGCTGATTCTTATTATCATGCCGATTTACTTTCACA ggCTGTACTGGAAGATGATGCATTTACTCGTATGAAAGGGGTAGTGAAATGGTATCTATCTGGATTTTACAAGAAGCCCCAAGGTCTTAAGAAACCATACAATCCACTGCTTGGTGAAACATTTCGTTGTTATTGGCAACATCCCAATGGCTCAAGAACATTTTATCTCGCTGAACAA atatcCCACCATCCACCAATTTCGGGATTTTATGTAACAAACCGGCAAGACGGTTTTACAATAAGTTCAACGATAATAGCAAAGTCTAAATTTTATGGTAACTCAACGTCAGCTGTTTTGGATGGTGCAGCTGTGCTTACGATGCTTCCACGTGGCGAGGATTACTCTATGACTATTCCCTATGCTCACTGCAAGGGAATAGTTATGGGTACCTTGTCCATGGAACTCGGCggcaaaataaatattatttgcgAAAAAACGGGTTACCATACGGAgcttgaatttaaattaaag ccaTTTTTGGGTGGTGCTGAACAAATGAACCAAGTGGTGGGTCGAATAAAGCTCGGAAAAGAAACTTTGGGCACTATATCCGGTTACTGGGACGGACAAATTAATATCGTTGACAAGAGAACTGGA CAAGAAAGTGTTTTGTTTTCTTCGACTCCGGAAGTAAGAAGATCACGTCTGAAGAAATACACAGTCCCGATAGAATCCCAAAATGAGTGGGAAAGCCAAAAATTATGGCTCGCAGTTACACAAGCCATCAATAATGACGACCAGATAGTAGCTACCGAAGCTAAGACGGCCTTGGAAGAGGCTCAGCGTGAACGTGCCAAAGAACGTAAACTAAATAATCTCGAATGGATtcctaaatattttgtacAG GATATAATAACAGGTAATTGGATCTATCGACATGCTGACATTAGACCATGGGATCCACGAAATGATGTAGTTCAATACGAACAAGATTATATTGTACGCACAAAAACGCGCCACAAGACTCCGATAATGCGAACCGGAAGTATTGTTTCAGCCGATCCACAGTCTCag TATCACGAATTTTGGGCTCAACAC GCGGAGTCGCGTTCCTCGTTATCTGTACTCAAGTCATCTAAGAGGCAGCTGTCTAATAATTTACCTTTGGCAGAAAATCCTCATGATTCTGCAAGTTCCTCCGAAGCTATTCATTCTGATTCGAGTCAGTCTGTTGGTAAAAGACGACGTTCTGCAGCTag gatGATGCATTCATTAAAAGAAGTCGAGAGTCAAATGGCTGagcacggagaaaaattaaatcgtaTTCAACGCTCAATAGAACAATTAGCTATTCGACAGCGAACACAACGGGAACAAAATTACAATCCAAGTATGATTAAAAGTTGCGTAGACACTATTGTTGTTATTGCTATCGTCTATTTCGTGCAGtatattatgaaattttttaaccacaCTAGTGACACCAAAGATACATG a
- the LOC123272009 gene encoding oxysterol-binding protein-related protein 8 isoform X1: MSSQPIMVPGGEKSHHHESQSSSVGHSNDLRTMTPPTSRSFNNPSGDERRPRQGSVNAQSAQLSKLPSSESLTANVNIPGPPLSPGLSAMGESTLKIDTTTDKGDGKLTRKESYKAQRKNYRIEKKRVANELLSSLKDPTVVVMSDWLKVRGTLKSWTKLWCILKPGLLLLYKSPKIKSSHWVGTVLLNTCQVIERPSKKDGFCFKLFHPLEQSIWAPRGPEKEAMRAVVQPLPTSHLIFRAPSQAAGKCWLDALELSLRCSSLIVRSTSILPRSPQHDATTTHETQWSEADYEKHFDDHDYKLDESLQINLSRYIPPTPTTPQRRLLSCPPSHYSPGNKSPASKSLCPSPTPVFQQLCHAVAYWEKHLIGKSTPPSIDNKNLSGSSDGEGLLSDNGSLYSRYLSPSSSHLYGCCSPTRRMTIPSIHVLECQARRVVTLDPVRTLHTDLDDISQPENGVVADAEISGTDSDSEGSVKEEEITICETPYLANENEFLGSAGEVVAELPDEQKSLIWFLLKQVRPGMDLSKVVLPTFILEPRSFLEKLADSYYHADLLSQAVLEDDAFTRMKGVVKWYLSGFYKKPQGLKKPYNPLLGETFRCYWQHPNGSRTFYLAEQISHHPPISGFYVTNRQDGFTISSTIIAKSKFYGNSTSAVLDGAAVLTMLPRGEDYSMTIPYAHCKGIVMGTLSMELGGKINIICEKTGYHTELEFKLKPFLGGAEQMNQVVGRIKLGKETLGTISGYWDGQINIVDKRTGQESVLFSSTPEVRRSRLKKYTVPIESQNEWESQKLWLAVTQAINNDDQIVATEAKTALEEAQRERAKERKLNNLEWIPKYFVQDIITGNWIYRHADIRPWDPRNDVVQYEQDYIVRTKTRHKTPIMRTGSIVSADPQSQMPLLQAESRSSLSVLKSSKRQLSNNLPLAENPHDSASSSEAIHSDSSQSVGKRRRSAARMMHSLKEVESQMAEHGEKLNRIQRSIEQLAIRQRTQREQNYNPSMIKSCVDTIVVIAIVYFVQYIMKFFNHTSDTKDT; the protein is encoded by the exons atgaGCTCTCAACCAATAATGGTACCCGGAGGGGAAAAAAGTCATCATCATGAATCGCAATCATCATCAGTTGGACATTCTAATGATTTAAGAACAATGACACCACCAACAAGCCGTTCTTTTAACAATC CTTCAGGAGACGAGCGGAGACCCCGGCAGGGCAGCGTAAATGCCCAGTCAGCTCAGTTGTCAAAGCTACCATCATCAGAATCACTTACAGCTAATGTTAATATTCCTGGTCCTCCGCTTTCACCag gtTTATCAGCGATGGGGGAGAGTACTCTCAAAATCGATACCACCACCGACAAg GGAGATGGAAAATTAACGAGAAAAGAATCGTACAAAGCACAGCGTAAAAATTAccgaattgaaaaaaaacgtGTTGCAAATGAATTATTGAGCTCATTAAAAGATCCGACAGTGGTTGTTATGAGTGACTGGCTCAAAGTACGCGGTACTCTAAAAAGTTGGACTAAACTCTGGTGTATACTCAAGCCAggtttattattactttataaAAGTCCAAAGATAAAg agcAGTCACTGGGTCGGAACGGTCTTATTGAATACGTGTCAAGTAATTGAACGACCAAGTAAAAAAGATGGATTTTGTTTCAAGTTATTTCATCCACTTGAGCAATCTATTTGGGCACCACGGGGGCCTGAAAAAGAAGCTATGa gAGCCGTAGTACAACCATTGCCAACATCTCATTTAATTTTTCGCGCACCATCGCAGGCTGCTGGTAAATGTTGGCTCGACGCTTTAGAATTATCTCTACGTTGCTCTTCGCTTATCGTCAGATCTACTAGTATTTTGCCGCGTTCGCCGCAACACGATGCAACTACAACACACGAGACTCAGTGGAGTGAAGCTGATTATGAGAAACACTTTGATGACcacg ATTACAAACTGGACGAGTCTCTACAGATAAATTTAAGCCGCTACATCCCCCCGACACCAACGACACCacagagacgattgttgtcaTGTCCGCCATCACATTATTCCCCGGGTAACAAAAGCCCCGCATCCAAAAGCTTGTGCCCTTCGCCGACCCCGGTCTTTCAGCAACTTTGTCACGCAGTGGCTTATTGGGAAAAGCACTTGATCGGCAAGTCAACGCCGCCGtcaatagataataaaaatttatccggTAGCTCTGACGGCGAGGGTTTATTGTCTGATAACGGTAGCTTGTACAGTAGATACTTATCACCCTCGTCGTCCCATTTGTATGGCTGTTGTTCACCCACCCGACGCATGACCATACCCTCGATCCATGTCCTAGAGTGTCAAGCCCGACGAGTAGTAACGCTAGATCCTGTTCGTACCTTACATACAGACCTGGACGATATCAGTCAACCGGAGAACGGCGTCGTTGCTGATGCTGAAATCAGCGGTACCGATTCTGATTCCGAGGGATCTGTCAAGGAGGAAGAAATCACTATTTGCGAGACTCCGTATCTTGCtaatgaaaatgaatttttgggatcg GCTGGAGAAGTTGTCGCTGAGCTGCCGGATGAACAAAAGTCACTTATCTGGTTTCTTCTTAAGCAAGTGAGACCGGGTATGGATCTTTCAAAAGTAGTATTACCGACTTTTATCCTCGAGCCACGTTCTTTTTTGGAAAAACTTGCTGATTCTTATTATCATGCCGATTTACTTTCACA ggCTGTACTGGAAGATGATGCATTTACTCGTATGAAAGGGGTAGTGAAATGGTATCTATCTGGATTTTACAAGAAGCCCCAAGGTCTTAAGAAACCATACAATCCACTGCTTGGTGAAACATTTCGTTGTTATTGGCAACATCCCAATGGCTCAAGAACATTTTATCTCGCTGAACAA atatcCCACCATCCACCAATTTCGGGATTTTATGTAACAAACCGGCAAGACGGTTTTACAATAAGTTCAACGATAATAGCAAAGTCTAAATTTTATGGTAACTCAACGTCAGCTGTTTTGGATGGTGCAGCTGTGCTTACGATGCTTCCACGTGGCGAGGATTACTCTATGACTATTCCCTATGCTCACTGCAAGGGAATAGTTATGGGTACCTTGTCCATGGAACTCGGCggcaaaataaatattatttgcgAAAAAACGGGTTACCATACGGAgcttgaatttaaattaaag ccaTTTTTGGGTGGTGCTGAACAAATGAACCAAGTGGTGGGTCGAATAAAGCTCGGAAAAGAAACTTTGGGCACTATATCCGGTTACTGGGACGGACAAATTAATATCGTTGACAAGAGAACTGGA CAAGAAAGTGTTTTGTTTTCTTCGACTCCGGAAGTAAGAAGATCACGTCTGAAGAAATACACAGTCCCGATAGAATCCCAAAATGAGTGGGAAAGCCAAAAATTATGGCTCGCAGTTACACAAGCCATCAATAATGACGACCAGATAGTAGCTACCGAAGCTAAGACGGCCTTGGAAGAGGCTCAGCGTGAACGTGCCAAAGAACGTAAACTAAATAATCTCGAATGGATtcctaaatattttgtacAG GATATAATAACAGGTAATTGGATCTATCGACATGCTGACATTAGACCATGGGATCCACGAAATGATGTAGTTCAATACGAACAAGATTATATTGTACGCACAAAAACGCGCCACAAGACTCCGATAATGCGAACCGGAAGTATTGTTTCAGCCGATCCACAGTCTCag ATGCCGTTATTACAGGCGGAGTCGCGTTCCTCGTTATCTGTACTCAAGTCATCTAAGAGGCAGCTGTCTAATAATTTACCTTTGGCAGAAAATCCTCATGATTCTGCAAGTTCCTCCGAAGCTATTCATTCTGATTCGAGTCAGTCTGTTGGTAAAAGACGACGTTCTGCAGCTag gatGATGCATTCATTAAAAGAAGTCGAGAGTCAAATGGCTGagcacggagaaaaattaaatcgtaTTCAACGCTCAATAGAACAATTAGCTATTCGACAGCGAACACAACGGGAACAAAATTACAATCCAAGTATGATTAAAAGTTGCGTAGACACTATTGTTGTTATTGCTATCGTCTATTTCGTGCAGtatattatgaaattttttaaccacaCTAGTGACACCAAAGATACATG a
- the LOC123272009 gene encoding oxysterol-binding protein-related protein 8 isoform X10: MSSQPIMVPGGEKSHHHESQSSSVGHSNDLRTMTPPTSRSFNNPSGDERRPRQGSVNAQSAQLSKLPSSESLTANVNIPGPPLSPGLSAMGESTLKIDTTTDKGDGKLTRKESYKAQRKNYRIEKKRVANELLSSLKDPTVVVMSDWLKVRGTLKSWTKLWCILKPGLLLLYKSPKIKSSHWVGTVLLNTCQVIERPSKKDGFCFKLFHPLEQSIWAPRGPEKEAMRAVVQPLPTSHLIFRAPSQAAGKCWLDALELSLRCSSLIVRSTSILPRSPQHDATTTHETQWSEADYEKHFDDHDLDDISQPENGVVADAEISGTDSDSEGSVKEEEITICETPYLANENEFLGSAGEVVAELPDEQKSLIWFLLKQVRPGMDLSKVVLPTFILEPRSFLEKLADSYYHADLLSQAVLEDDAFTRMKGVVKWYLSGFYKKPQGLKKPYNPLLGETFRCYWQHPNGSRTFYLAEQISHHPPISGFYVTNRQDGFTISSTIIAKSKFYGNSTSAVLDGAAVLTMLPRGEDYSMTIPYAHCKGIVMGTLSMELGGKINIICEKTGYHTELEFKLKPFLGGAEQMNQVVGRIKLGKETLGTISGYWDGQINIVDKRTGQESVLFSSTPEVRRSRLKKYTVPIESQNEWESQKLWLAVTQAINNDDQIVATEAKTALEEAQRERAKERKLNNLEWIPKYFVQDIITGNWIYRHADIRPWDPRNDVVQYEQDYIVRTKTRHKTPIMRTGSIVSADPQSQAESRSSLSVLKSSKRQLSNNLPLAENPHDSASSSEAIHSDSSQSVGKRRRSAARMMHSLKEVESQMAEHGEKLNRIQRSIEQLAIRQRTQREQNYNPSMIKSCVDTIVVIAIVYFVQYIMKFFNHTSDTKDT; the protein is encoded by the exons atgaGCTCTCAACCAATAATGGTACCCGGAGGGGAAAAAAGTCATCATCATGAATCGCAATCATCATCAGTTGGACATTCTAATGATTTAAGAACAATGACACCACCAACAAGCCGTTCTTTTAACAATC CTTCAGGAGACGAGCGGAGACCCCGGCAGGGCAGCGTAAATGCCCAGTCAGCTCAGTTGTCAAAGCTACCATCATCAGAATCACTTACAGCTAATGTTAATATTCCTGGTCCTCCGCTTTCACCag gtTTATCAGCGATGGGGGAGAGTACTCTCAAAATCGATACCACCACCGACAAg GGAGATGGAAAATTAACGAGAAAAGAATCGTACAAAGCACAGCGTAAAAATTAccgaattgaaaaaaaacgtGTTGCAAATGAATTATTGAGCTCATTAAAAGATCCGACAGTGGTTGTTATGAGTGACTGGCTCAAAGTACGCGGTACTCTAAAAAGTTGGACTAAACTCTGGTGTATACTCAAGCCAggtttattattactttataaAAGTCCAAAGATAAAg agcAGTCACTGGGTCGGAACGGTCTTATTGAATACGTGTCAAGTAATTGAACGACCAAGTAAAAAAGATGGATTTTGTTTCAAGTTATTTCATCCACTTGAGCAATCTATTTGGGCACCACGGGGGCCTGAAAAAGAAGCTATGa gAGCCGTAGTACAACCATTGCCAACATCTCATTTAATTTTTCGCGCACCATCGCAGGCTGCTGGTAAATGTTGGCTCGACGCTTTAGAATTATCTCTACGTTGCTCTTCGCTTATCGTCAGATCTACTAGTATTTTGCCGCGTTCGCCGCAACACGATGCAACTACAACACACGAGACTCAGTGGAGTGAAGCTGATTATGAGAAACACTTTGATGACcacg ACCTGGACGATATCAGTCAACCGGAGAACGGCGTCGTTGCTGATGCTGAAATCAGCGGTACCGATTCTGATTCCGAGGGATCTGTCAAGGAGGAAGAAATCACTATTTGCGAGACTCCGTATCTTGCtaatgaaaatgaatttttgggatcg GCTGGAGAAGTTGTCGCTGAGCTGCCGGATGAACAAAAGTCACTTATCTGGTTTCTTCTTAAGCAAGTGAGACCGGGTATGGATCTTTCAAAAGTAGTATTACCGACTTTTATCCTCGAGCCACGTTCTTTTTTGGAAAAACTTGCTGATTCTTATTATCATGCCGATTTACTTTCACA ggCTGTACTGGAAGATGATGCATTTACTCGTATGAAAGGGGTAGTGAAATGGTATCTATCTGGATTTTACAAGAAGCCCCAAGGTCTTAAGAAACCATACAATCCACTGCTTGGTGAAACATTTCGTTGTTATTGGCAACATCCCAATGGCTCAAGAACATTTTATCTCGCTGAACAA atatcCCACCATCCACCAATTTCGGGATTTTATGTAACAAACCGGCAAGACGGTTTTACAATAAGTTCAACGATAATAGCAAAGTCTAAATTTTATGGTAACTCAACGTCAGCTGTTTTGGATGGTGCAGCTGTGCTTACGATGCTTCCACGTGGCGAGGATTACTCTATGACTATTCCCTATGCTCACTGCAAGGGAATAGTTATGGGTACCTTGTCCATGGAACTCGGCggcaaaataaatattatttgcgAAAAAACGGGTTACCATACGGAgcttgaatttaaattaaag ccaTTTTTGGGTGGTGCTGAACAAATGAACCAAGTGGTGGGTCGAATAAAGCTCGGAAAAGAAACTTTGGGCACTATATCCGGTTACTGGGACGGACAAATTAATATCGTTGACAAGAGAACTGGA CAAGAAAGTGTTTTGTTTTCTTCGACTCCGGAAGTAAGAAGATCACGTCTGAAGAAATACACAGTCCCGATAGAATCCCAAAATGAGTGGGAAAGCCAAAAATTATGGCTCGCAGTTACACAAGCCATCAATAATGACGACCAGATAGTAGCTACCGAAGCTAAGACGGCCTTGGAAGAGGCTCAGCGTGAACGTGCCAAAGAACGTAAACTAAATAATCTCGAATGGATtcctaaatattttgtacAG GATATAATAACAGGTAATTGGATCTATCGACATGCTGACATTAGACCATGGGATCCACGAAATGATGTAGTTCAATACGAACAAGATTATATTGTACGCACAAAAACGCGCCACAAGACTCCGATAATGCGAACCGGAAGTATTGTTTCAGCCGATCCACAGTCTCag GCGGAGTCGCGTTCCTCGTTATCTGTACTCAAGTCATCTAAGAGGCAGCTGTCTAATAATTTACCTTTGGCAGAAAATCCTCATGATTCTGCAAGTTCCTCCGAAGCTATTCATTCTGATTCGAGTCAGTCTGTTGGTAAAAGACGACGTTCTGCAGCTag gatGATGCATTCATTAAAAGAAGTCGAGAGTCAAATGGCTGagcacggagaaaaattaaatcgtaTTCAACGCTCAATAGAACAATTAGCTATTCGACAGCGAACACAACGGGAACAAAATTACAATCCAAGTATGATTAAAAGTTGCGTAGACACTATTGTTGTTATTGCTATCGTCTATTTCGTGCAGtatattatgaaattttttaaccacaCTAGTGACACCAAAGATACATG a